One window of the Oncorhynchus mykiss isolate Arlee chromosome 5, USDA_OmykA_1.1, whole genome shotgun sequence genome contains the following:
- the LOC118964676 gene encoding uncharacterized protein LOC118964676: protein MEIPVGKKGYTTPKHVYQVLLKKGYTTPKHVYQVLLKKGYTTPKHVYQVLLKKGYTTPKHVYQVLLKKGYTTPKHVYQVLLKKGYTTPKHVYQVLLKKGYTSPKHVYQVLLKKGYTTPKHVYQVLLKKGYTSPKHVYQVLLKKGYTTPKHVYQVLLKKGYTTPKHVYQVLLKKGYTTPKHVYQVLLKKGYTTPKHVYQVLLKKGYTTPKHVYQVLLKKGYTTPKHVYQVLLKKGYTTPKHVYQVLLKKGYTTPKHVYQVLLKKGYTTPKHVYQVLLKKGYTTPKHVYQVLLKKGYTTPKHVYQVLLKKGYTTPKHVYQVLLKKGYTTPKHVYQVLLKKGYTTPKHVYQVLLKKGYTTPKHVYQVLLKKGYTTPKHVYQVLLKKGYTTPKHVYQVLLKKGYTTPKHVYQVLLKKGYTTPKHVYQVLLKKGYTTPKHVYQVLLKKGYTTPKHVYQVLLKKGYTTPKHVYQVLLKKGYTTPKHVYQVLLKK from the exons ATGGAAATACCGGTGGGAAAGAAGGGTTACACAACCCCTAAACATGTATATCAGGTACTCCTAAAGAAGGGTTACACAACCCCTAAACATGTATATCAGGTACTCCTAAAGAAGGGTTACACAACCCCTAAACATGTATATCAGGTACTCCTAAAGAAGGGTTACACAACCCCTAAACATGTATATCAGGTACTCCTAAAGAAGGGTTACACAACCCCTAAACATGTATATCAGGTACTCCTAAAGAAGGGTTACACAACCCCTAAACATGTATATCAGGTACTCCTAAAGAAGGGTTACACATCCCCTAAACATGTATATCAGGTACTCCTAAAGAAGGGTTACACAACCCCTAAACATGTATATCAGGTACTCCTAAAGAAGGGTTACACATCCCCTAAACATGTATATCAGGTACTCCTAAAGAAGGGTTACACAACCCCTAAACATGTATATCAGGTACTCCTAAAGAAGGGTTACACAACCCCTAAACATGTATATCAGGTACTCCTAAAGAAGGGTTACACAACCCCTAAACATGTATATCAGGTACTCCTAAAGAAGGGTTACACAACCCCTAAACATGTATATCAGGTACTCCTAAAGAAGGGTTACACAACCCCTAAACATGTATATCAGGTACTCCTAAAGAAGGGTTACACAACCCCTAAACATGTATATCAGGTACTCCTAAAGAAGGGTTACACAACCCCTAAACATGTATATCAGGTACTCCTAAAGAAGGGTTACACAACCCCTAAACATGTATATCAGGTACTCCTAAAGAAGGGTTACACAACCCCTAAACATGTATATCAGGTACTCCTAAAGAAGGGTTACACAACCCCTAAACATGTATATCAGGTACTCCTAAAGAAGGGTTACACAACCCCTAAACATGTATATCAGGTACTCCTAAAGAAGGGTTACACAACCCCTAAACATGTATATCAGGTACTCCTAAAGAAGGGTTACACAACCCCTAAACATGTATATCAGGTACTCCTAAAGAAGGGTTACACAACCCCTAAACATGTATATCAGGTACTCCTAAAGAAGGGTTACACAACCCCTAAACATGTATATCAGGTACTCCTAAAGAAGGGTTACACAACCCCTAAACATGTATATCAGGTACTCCTAAAGAAGGGTTACACAACCCCTAAACATGTATATCAGGTACTCCTAAAGAAGGGTTACACAACCCCTAAACATGTATATCAGGTACTCCTAAAGAAGGGTTACACAACCCCTAAACATGTATATCAGGTACTCCTAAAGAAGGGTTACACAACCCCTAAACATGTATATCAGGTACTCCTAAAGAAGGGTTACACAACCCCTAAACATGTATATCAGGTACTCCTAAAGAAGGGTTACACAACCCCTAAACATGTATATCAGGTACTCCTAAAGAAGGGTTACACAACCCCTAAACATGTATATCAG GTACTCCTAAAGAAGTAG